A genomic stretch from Erysipelothrix sp. HDW6C includes:
- a CDS encoding sensor histidine kinase, translated as MKKTSYSKITVTFLLILYLLLILAFTINAITLSNQHERNEQEYITSLELEIKDTIDKNKHNTAMLREKLNAITETQSLEISLNSSEEVIYATVPFSDVYIKTGILNRNAIIYEAQGEYDTFDLWYAIYKPDTSSVTSTYLLRQTIFVGFGSLITLMLLYLLRNRLRAPLNQLKTAISAIRNYEFDRIDAGSDVINEELFEFSQELEHNISQVSQKYSQLEISLERKRERLANTITVSKSFIHDLKSPIYQLMLENELYLSRLKHPSQETTDIVNLNLSQNVRLMNRINEVLGILKESSFDNALTQEHFDVIPVFFEIIKGFKPIIMTKDVTLDYITHDTLFLTTNKAALQLLMHNLISNALNYATDHSEVSITITEEDHEVIFKFKNQSSPNNIKNMRLSENLFSKSQATLGNKYSSGNGLFLIKDLCMILNAQYNLNTDNDEICILIRLPKDGAYEIL; from the coding sequence ATGAAGAAAACATCTTACAGTAAAATAACAGTAACCTTTCTGCTGATCTTATACCTGTTGCTTATTCTGGCATTCACGATAAACGCAATTACGTTATCAAATCAGCACGAACGCAATGAACAGGAATACATTACATCCTTAGAACTTGAAATTAAGGACACTATCGATAAAAACAAACACAATACTGCAATGCTTCGTGAAAAGCTCAATGCTATTACCGAGACGCAATCTTTGGAAATCAGTCTAAACTCAAGCGAGGAGGTTATTTATGCGACAGTTCCTTTTTCTGATGTTTACATCAAAACTGGAATCTTAAATCGAAATGCCATTATCTATGAAGCACAAGGAGAATATGATACCTTCGATTTATGGTATGCAATCTATAAGCCCGATACGTCATCAGTAACTTCGACATACTTACTACGCCAAACAATCTTTGTTGGTTTTGGAAGTCTTATTACCCTTATGCTGCTTTATCTCTTGAGAAATCGTCTTCGCGCTCCTCTCAATCAATTGAAAACTGCCATCTCAGCGATTCGAAATTATGAATTCGACCGCATTGATGCTGGCAGCGATGTCATTAATGAAGAACTGTTCGAATTCTCCCAAGAATTGGAGCACAATATAAGTCAAGTATCACAGAAGTACTCACAACTCGAAATTTCATTGGAAAGAAAAAGAGAACGTCTCGCCAATACTATTACCGTTTCAAAATCTTTTATTCATGACTTAAAGTCCCCGATCTACCAACTTATGCTTGAGAACGAATTGTATTTGTCGCGGCTCAAACATCCCTCACAAGAAACAACAGATATTGTAAATCTAAACTTATCACAAAATGTGCGCCTCATGAACCGCATCAACGAAGTCCTAGGCATCCTCAAGGAATCCAGTTTCGATAATGCGTTAACACAAGAACACTTTGATGTCATCCCCGTTTTCTTTGAAATCATAAAGGGATTTAAGCCAATCATAATGACCAAAGATGTTACACTAGACTACATCACTCATGACACGCTCTTTCTTACTACAAACAAAGCTGCATTGCAATTGTTAATGCATAACTTAATCTCAAACGCATTAAACTATGCCACCGACCATTCTGAAGTATCCATAACCATCACTGAAGAAGATCACGAAGTCATCTTTAAATTCAAAAATCAAAGTTCACCGAACAATATTAAGAACATGCGTCTGAGCGAAAACTTGTTTTCCAAGTCCCAAGCCACGCTGGGTAATAAATACAGCAGTGGTAATGGTCTGTTCCTTATCAAAGACCTTTGTATGATTTTGAATGCACAATACAACCTAAACACTGATAACGATGAAATTTGCATCTTAATTCGACTCCCAAAGGATGGCGCCTATGAAATCCTTTAA